One Methylorubrum extorquens genomic window, GCGCCGGGGGCGTGACGTCGTTCGCTCCGTCCGTTCTGCGACGGCAGCAGCTCAATGAACCGGCGACGTTTGCAGGAATGCGAACGTGTATGAGATCAGGGGTGAGGATCGGCGGGTGGCACCCCGCCGATCTTCGGCTCAGGCGCAGAGGGCCACAAGACCGCTATCGTGACGGGCGAAGACGACGCGGTGGCGTTGTTTCTCACGGTGATGGTCAAGATGCCCCCCGACCACATCGATCATCTCCTCTCTACCTCGCTTGCTCAGTCATGCGGCGGCCGTAGTCGTCCATTCGACGAAAGGCCCGGCGCACGGGCGTTCGCGGTGATCGCGGGTGAGGTGAGCGGCGGCACGATCGACGTGGCACAGACCGTCGCAATCTGAAATTTCCGCGCGTCGAAGCTCGCAGTTGGATTGATGAAAACGTTCTCACAAGCGTGATCCCGTTTGGAGTCTCTCCATGTTAAGGGGTGCGCGGGCCCCGTTCTTGCGGGCCTGTCCGTGCCGTCGATATCCGAACGAGGCGAACGAGCCATGCCGGAGCTTCATCCCGAGGTCGCCGCGGTCACCGAGCGCGTCATCGCGCGCTCCCGCGAGAGCCGCCGTGCCTATCTCGACCTGATCGAGCGCGAGAGAGAGGCGGGCGTGCACCGCCCGATGCTCGCCTGCGGCAACCTCGCCCACGGCTTCGCGGCATCCGGCGAGGACAAGCCGGCGATCATCGCGGGCCGCGCCATGAACATCGGCATCGTCACCGCCTACAACGACATGCTCTCGGCGCATCAGCCCTACGGACGCTATCCGGAGCAGATCAAGCTGTTCGCCCGCGAAGTGGGCGCGACGGCCCAGGTGGCCGGCGGCACGCCCGCCATGTGCGACGGCGTCACCCAGGGCCAGCGCGGCATGGAGCTGTCGCTGTTCTCCCGCGATACCATCGCCCTCTCCACGGCGGTCGCGCTCAGCCACGGCATGTTCGAGGGCGCGGCGCTTCTGGGCATCTGCGACAAGATCGTGCCCGGCCTGATCATCGGCGCGCTCCGCTTCGGCCACCTGCCGATGATCCTGATCCCGGCCGGCCCGATGCCCTCGGGACTGGCCAACAAGGAGAAGCAGCGCATCCGGCAGCTCTATGCCGAGGGGAAGGTCGGCCGCGCGGAACTGCTGGAGAGCGAGTCCGCCTCCTATCACGGAGCCGGCACCTGCACCTTCTACGGCACCGCCAATTCCAACCAGATGATGATGGACGTGATGGGCCTGCACATGCCCGGCGCCTCCTTCATCAATCCCGGCACGCGGCTGCGGCAGGCGGTGACGCGCTCGGCGATCCACCGGCTCACCGAGATCGGCTGGAACGGCAACGATTATCGCCCGCTCGGGCGCTGCATCGACGAGCGGGCGATCGTCAACGCCATCGTCGGCCTGCTCGCCACCGGCGGCTCGACCAACCACGCGATCCACATACCGGCCATGGCGCGGGCCGCCGGCATCGTCGTCGATTGGGAGGATTTCGACCGGCTCTCCGGCGTGGTGCCGCTGATCGCGCGGGTCTACCCGAACGGCGCGGGCGACGTGAACCACTTCCACGCGGCCGGCGGTATGTCCTACGTCATCGCCTCGCTGATCGATGCCGGCCTCCTGCACGACGACCTTTTGACGGTCGCCGGCACGCGCCTGCGCGATCACGCCCGCGACCCGAAGCTCCTGGGGGACGGGAACGACCTCACCTTCGAGGACGCGCCGGCCGAGCCGCTGGACGAAGCCATGCTGCGC contains:
- the edd gene encoding phosphogluconate dehydratase encodes the protein MPELHPEVAAVTERVIARSRESRRAYLDLIEREREAGVHRPMLACGNLAHGFAASGEDKPAIIAGRAMNIGIVTAYNDMLSAHQPYGRYPEQIKLFAREVGATAQVAGGTPAMCDGVTQGQRGMELSLFSRDTIALSTAVALSHGMFEGAALLGICDKIVPGLIIGALRFGHLPMILIPAGPMPSGLANKEKQRIRQLYAEGKVGRAELLESESASYHGAGTCTFYGTANSNQMMMDVMGLHMPGASFINPGTRLRQAVTRSAIHRLTEIGWNGNDYRPLGRCIDERAIVNAIVGLLATGGSTNHAIHIPAMARAAGIVVDWEDFDRLSGVVPLIARVYPNGAGDVNHFHAAGGMSYVIASLIDAGLLHDDLLTVAGTRLRDHARDPKLLGDGNDLTFEDAPAEPLDEAMLRPPARPFQPDGGMRLVKGNLGRATFKTSAVDPERRTIEAPARVFSDQDDVIAAFKAGELERDVVVVVRFQGPRANGMPELHKLTPPLGVLQDRGHKVALVTDGRMSGASGKVPAAIHVSPEAVGGGPISRIRDGDIVRLSAEQGLLEVLVDAAEWDSREEAVRPPDGVGTGRELFAFMRQGADEAERGGSAMLAAAGL